Below is a window of Gossypium hirsutum isolate 1008001.06 chromosome A12, Gossypium_hirsutum_v2.1, whole genome shotgun sequence DNA.
AAGGCCCCCAATGGCACTACTAGCCAATTTGGGTATCAAAACAAGAAAAACGAGGCATtttcacttattaaataaaaaattaaaactaagaaaAACTATAAAGAAATGCTACTATGCTTGAAAACAAGGTCCTCAAGTGTATTGGGGAAGCCTAATTTGCCACATCAAATTACGGTAGATCAATAGGCGAAAAGTTGGAACTTCATTATAAACCATTTGAGCcttaatcacatatgtccaattggcccatccgctagcttgttgaaataaaaaatgaattgcatattaaatcaaatgaacagaaatgaatagaaataatgaaaatggagaaatgagaaatatttggaaatgattatagttttcttcaaaatgaaaatgaaaataaagaaatgaaataatttggaaatgattatgttttctccaaaatgaaaatgaaaatgacccgcaaatgaatttatgtttttcaaattaaatgaagttcaaaaatagaaataaattatttggtcatagtgaactgTTGAATAtagaaatattgaatatattttcttatatattattttatagtaaAGTCGTtatgattttaacggaattagaattgggttgagaagattatttaattagaaatatattaaaatgtttattttgggaaataaaataacaaatatcgggttgaattgaattataaagtattggatTAAAAGCTCAAAAAATACTTGTAATTAGACCCAATATgggagaggcccaaaagcccctcAAGTTAATGAGGGGGACAACAAACCCTTgtattattaactagggttgccGCCCTCTATACTCTTAGATAAACTAGGAGTTTGtatttctagttgaaataaacttttacaatttaacaaAGGTTTTACCTCTtatccctataaatagatgatatTGGTACGACTATTTACAAAACTTTAGATATTATTATTCTGGTCGAAaatagagaatttattctcaactattaaatatattttctagaataacaaattttGTCAGTTTCTATTGATAAGAGATTTTTCATTTTCACACTAAAAGTAAAGATAACTATTTCTaattttgtgtttgatttgaatCATTCGAGCGCACACACGAAGTAAaccatggtacgagaatagcggagaaggaTATTCGGTTGAAAGCCATGAATGAAAAGTATCCGTCTAGCCGAAAACACAGGTGTAAATTCATTTaagggtttattactataaatatcacaaatcgactcgattttaaaatttttttatttttcgttgtGCAAGAAAACTAATCTCAAACtagatttttttccaacaaaCTCGTGGTAGGTGTGTTGGATTTGgtaccctaagtgtagtatattagCTTGTACACTTGTAactttttcgaacagattggttaataaaattattcatggattacattaacaccctttgtatattgtcctcacgtGATTCTTGCATGTAAAGTAAATAGaagtaaatattagctcactagttgtctaatgtttaactaatactaagtggtattacatggtcagatcgtaatacgaaaagacaacttatattagtagacgaacctatacatgtcattagtctaatcgaaaataagtaaaccgattgaaaaactaatatgtcgtctatcaagtccaattgggaaaATGCTTTGTCATGAGTATCAGAGtggatgactcctaaaagatatAGACACATATGTACTGACTGGACTGATAGTGCATCAGACTAGACCTAAGCaaaatagatcctaaatccatttatggatttattcacttgtgacgttcatagtgtgacataccttaatcctaaatGGATGATGATTATGTATGAGTGATTCGTATCCttttatgtaagtaaaagcctgacttcaaatagataaggaactaaatgttggtgcattgggtatacaacttctacagtatgtagcatcattcacaatagtgaaattcataacccaaaaaatgggtaaatgatatcctcttgttggcattacatgatagatgaaaagtaaacgtggtcataggtcgtttgtctttgttatgaatgacttaattactatttgatagtgctaaacttttcatgaaaaaagatgtaactgttactatgagataaaataggatcatattgggagagcatATTTATTCCAAAgtgattaaggatatcctatgaggctaacacacttatgacaaggttgtTGGATGAGAATTAatcgagtagctttcgtaatggtatgccattagagagagctcaatcatgatactatagtggaatgacttcatgactaaatgagtttacaattaataggtgaaaacctggaatttaattataaatcatttgagccctaatcacaaATATCTAATTGGTCCATCTGTtagcttgttgaaaccagaaatgaattgcatgttgaatgaaatgaacataaatggatagaaatgatagggttagagaaatggaaaacattgaaaatgaatatggttttctcACTTAGTATGAAAATGACTTCataattgatttataatttttctaattattaattaattaattgaagttcgaaaatgaaattaaattaattggtcattttgAATTCGTTGAATgcagaaaattaaatatattttctcataaaaatttTTACGGTAAAATTAtcatgattttaatgaaataagaattgggttgagaaattaatttaatttcaaaaaaaaattaatatgtaatgtctattttgagaaataaaaaatatatatatattgggttggattaaattataaagtactgGGTTAAAAGACTAGGAAGCACACATAATTAGATCTAGTACAGGAGAGGCCCGGATCCTCATCATAATACCTTTGAGGGAAAGCACACCCTATTAACCCCTTTCTTTCCTAGTTCAATTAGGAGATTGTGTTCCTTTTAAATAGCCATTAAAtgcattctactaattcaactagggtttCACTTCCGCCTATAAGTGGATGACATTAGTATAGCTAAAAACACAATAAGTTGtatacaactttgagatattgttattttgtttgaaaatagtgagaatttatttctaagtataaattacaTTTTCtgagaataacaattctaccgatGTCTATAAGACAGAGATTTACTTTTCtattgaaagtaagaaaattatttctagttTTGTATTTGATTCCGAATTGTTTGAGCCCGCACTCAAAGCAGTTTGTGATATGAGAATAACAAGGAACGTTGTTCGGTTGAAAGTTGAGAACGACAAGGATCTGTTTGGCTCAAAGCATATGTATATTTTGAgaaaagtttattactataaatatcacaaatcgactcggttttcaaaattttatttagacattattttcgtttttttaCTATGATTTGACTTTGAATTTTACAAGAATGGGCTTCTATATTAAATTAGAgactcaattaaatttttttatttagtttaggattaaattgaatttttaagaaaatttaagaTTAAAAACCAAATTGAGTTTTTCAAAATGTCCGATTCAAACCAAAATTTATTCTATTtcgttttaaatttgttttaattttgaattagattaatttatgtttaaattagacttaggaGAGTGaatattaaccaaaaaaattaaattttaaataaattaaagtttttattttaaatagataATTACTTACGATTAAATCGGGCTAGTATTAGTTTAGTCCAAAAAGGCCCAAATTAATCCGTTTCAAGACCCAATTAAAGTCAAATGACCTAAAAATGTCTAAGTTAAAGCCCACAGCTTTGGTGTAATCCCAATTTTCAATCCATGTCAAGAGCCGAAATCTAATCTCAGGATTTCTTTTTATAAAGAAGATAAGAacttaataaaacaaaaacagtTCATTACGCGTTAAAGTAAACTACATCTTAGTCACCAAATTATGCTAAATTTTTGTTCTGATCATTTAACtagaaaaatttacaatttaatcatatgTATTTTCTTTGGATCAAAGGAAAGTTCGGTTGATGCCCTCCGGCAATTTTGAAAAGCGCTAATTTTACAGTCATGGTTGCCCTTGCACCTCATCTGGCAATAATATAGCAAATTATAAGCTACATGCAAGTTGATTAAACCGTCTCCAATGCATATCATTCATAAATATGGAATGCTAAGAACTAGCTGCAAATTACAGCAGCAATTGAATGTCAAAACAACGGTAAGACTTCATACATAACCAGGCAGATAGCACAAGCATACATCAATGACCTTTATGGCGATAAAGCATTACAACTACTTGGGAAATATCATATAGTGAATGGTCTATCTCTACAGCTTCCCTCTCTTTAGGATACAATTCAAACTTCTCACAGAACCATGCCGTAAAAGCCGGCGCCAAACCAAAATACATTGTAATTATTAGTGCTTAGCATCTCTTACCAACATGTTCCTATATTTAATTAAGGGACTGCAAAAGGAACCTCTTGAGACAAGGAACCCGATAGAAGAtagcaatttctttttctttttcagtcaGAATCAGAGTCATGATTCACGGAAGATCTCACTGTCCTGCGCCTACTCTCATCATAAACATCATCCTCAtcatcttcatttttcttctcacTAATTATACCTGTAAAATGATACATGGTTTTCATCACTGCTAAATAccatgaattgcatgttgaaccAGACAAAAGTTCATTACCTTTCTTTATCAGTACAACCTCGAGTGTCCTCATAGCAAAATCATCTTTGGCACCAAGATCTTGAAACCCAACCAGCCTATCTACAGCAACCCCTTTTCTGACAAAACATTGCAATGGTTCAAGTTATCTagatgtaataaaaagggagatACTGTTTTCTAACTTTTAACACTTGATGGCAAAACTTTTCACAAAGACTAAACAGCCATGAAGCATAAAAAGCCATGGCAAAACATCAAGTGTTCATCTCTATATCTAGTGTTTAATTCTTAGGTAGAAGAAAGTTCCTTACAGAAACATTACAGAACTAAACAGCCTTGAAGCATAaatctttcattttctcttcatCATATAAACGTGAGGAAGAAAACAAGAAGAAGCTAAGAGATGATGGCTGACCTGAAAATTATAACACAAGGCAAAGTTTTGACTGCAAGTTTGGTAACAAAGAAAGGAGCATTCTGCCACAAAAGTTCAGAATCTTAAGTTTGCAATGAAAAAATTACCACAACTagaatgaaatatgaaaaatatctaTCAAGCTTTAGAAATCTAGAAAGCTTGTTGATGTTCACCTCAGCATCCAGCTTGATGAACTTCGTATCCATATGCTTTGGTGCAAGGGCTTTCAAATGCTTATCCATTATCCTGAATGTCCGTACATAATACTGATAAGTCTTTCATATTTATAATTGAGCATGCACAGTACGTGTATCCAAACTTTATGTCACTTACTGTGTATATGAGTACATGACAGAcagagaaaagtaaaaaaaaaaatactttactTGCATCGATAGAACTCCTTATGGTAGAAGTGGCAAACCACTGTCTCACTTCCAGTGACTTCACCCAAGAAATCTCCTTCAGTAATCTCCCTGTAGTCTCCATGCCCTTGCCTCTTTAAGGCTTCTCGCTTCTCGGCTTCTTTCTATTCAAATAAACCCTAGTGTCGTTAAGGATTTCAGAACAATCATACCCAGATCTGTAGACGATTTTCATCACATTGAATTAAGAATTGCCATTAAATTTCTAACCTTGAGAGCAGCAATCCTATCTGCATGCAATTTTTCCAACTCAGGATCCTGTATACAAGAAGTCATGAGCCTACACAAAGGCAGAGTGACGTAGAATGAATGAAAGATGCTCCATCACAGAATACAAACAGCTTCATAAGACTTACATCCATCAGCTCATCAAGGTCAACCTCCTCGTTGGCAGTAGATGACTGCGCCTTCTCTTGGGCAAGCAACTCCTATAAGACCATGACATTCACAAATTCACTCACATTAAACACATACCACTTGGCATAAGTATGTTGTTACCAGCTAACTTCGATAATCAGAGATAACATTTTGTACAGCAAGTCAACCTGGGGTAGCCATTTAAAAAAAGCATCATCAAAACACCCAAAACCATTAAGTTACAGTTCCCAATCCATCATTGAAAACCCCCTTTTTAGACCAAAACAGAATCTTAAAATTGTATGACTATTATCTACAAGTGCGCACAAGTTATTATATTCAAGTTCGCCAACAAATTACAGTAGCTTCAATGACTCAGCGGTAAAATAGGTCCAAAAGGCAATATCTACAATGCCAGTTAGTAAGTATATCTAACATTGAAGGGCAGCTACTTATCACCCTTGGGAGGAGCAATATAACAGACGATATGGGTAATGATCTAGTtctattttaacaaaatttcagAACAACACAGAATATTCAATGGAAGCTTGGTCGATATAAACGGGTCGGATCAAATCGACACATAAAAGAGAACCAGAAACAGAGAGAAAATTAAGGTAAAAAGACAACCTTTTGATAGTCACGAGCAGCTGCTGCCATTACATTCCCGAATGCTAAATTAGACAACGTTGATTTAACTGAATCCGGATCCATTTCTCTTTCTctgaaaaattaaaacaaaaagcaACAGAAAGGATCAAATGCATAAAagatttaaagaaagaaaaattgagaCTTTCAGGGAAATTCTAAAGAAGGAAGCAGATCCAGGTATAATCTTACCTGCTGGAATCTCTCTTTTTTTGGGTAAAGacgaaagaaaaatgaaaggaaaaatatgggatcttgaaaatttgaagagaaaagatctCCTATGAAACGCACCGGTTTCACGACGGACTTAATTCGGCCCCAGTAGCCGGCAGGCTAATATTAGGTCCACAAGGCCCAAATTCAATCCTTTATAGTTCCATGCTTCGATGCCGGTGCGTTCAGGCACGCATCTCGGGTTGGTTTTAGATTTATTCggattttctaattaattttaggTTTCATCATTCAAGTTTGTTAACTAAATCAGTTAATTGTCATTTTATATCAAATCGATTTAATGAAATTATTCTCTAAACACAAATAATGGATCGATTTGAGAGTCTTTGCAAGCTGAGTGACCTAAAGACAATACTAAATATTGTTTCCGCCTTTAAAATGTtagtaataattaatattaattgagTGTAACCATAAGACGTATTGCATTTTCAATAGAACAATGTAAGctcgaattttaaaaataatatttttgagagAGCCAATTAAGAACTCAAAACATTGACCTTAAAATGTACAtgcataacataaaaaaataaagtttgtaTTACCCCACTTGATGTCAACATTGGGCTGTTCATCCAAAGCACTAAAAGGTTCTCCCACGGTACAATTTAGACTGTAGATAGGATTATATGATATGAATATACAACCAtgttaaaatctttaaatttgatAATCCACCCtcaaaaagaaattttgaaaatctaaTCAAGTACCCTTtgttacataataataataataataataataataataataataataataataaaacccgCTGCATTTGTGGACATGAATGTCAACATTAGTTCTAGATTTAATGCTTGTGCTTATCCCTTGATCCATACTCCACCTCTGAAGCCAACATCATCAATTGGGAAAGACACCAATTCCGGACACCAACTAACATTCACAATTCTCAAACTTTGCATCGCTTCTTGCAACATTGGCCATTCTAATTCCAAATCCGAAAGTGATTCCAACATTAACCCTTGGATCTTCCAAACAATGTTGTTGTATCCCCAAAAGTTTTGATTCACATTTGCAAGATTTCCAGATGAGATTGAGAGGTACTTGAGCAAAGGAAGTGCTATAGGATTGAGCCAAGCTGGACTCATCTTTCCTGGATAGAACTTGAGGGACAACTCATAGAGTTGTTGTGGCGGATAGAGTTTGTCAAGTTTTGAGGTTAGATCACTCCCATGACTATCAAAGCAACTTATTGACAGATTCTCCAGATCATGTAGGTTCGCCATTGCATTAACCTCGTTCTCTTCAACTTCATCAGCATGTGTTAGATGTAATCCAAGTATCCTCAATCGTGTCAAGTTCCTTAATTCTCCGATACGGCAACCATGGCTAGATCTTGCAGGTCTAAATCCCAACAATACTTCAAGGTTTGAAAGCCTCCCCAAACCTTTTGGCAAGCATTCAAGTGAACCACAATTACTGACATCTAAAACCTTGAGCTTTCTTAATGTAATGAGGTTATGAGGCAAAGTTCTAAGATTCTGACAATAACTCAAGTCCAAAATCTGAAGGTTGGTGAGTTTTTCCAAGGACGCTGGGAGTTCAATCGAAGGATGAGTGTTGCTTAAACTGAGATAAGTTAGATGATGAAGTGAACCGATATGAAATAACAAGCTACTGATCAAAGATTGATTTTGAAACATCTAGAACTCTCAAGTATCGG
It encodes the following:
- the LOC107935421 gene encoding thioredoxin domain-containing protein PLP3B isoform X1 — its product is MDPDSVKSTLSNLAFGNVMAAAARDYQKELLAQEKAQSSTANEEVDLDELMDDPELEKLHADRIAALKKEAEKREALKRQGHGDYREITEGDFLGEVTGSETVVCHFYHKEFYRCKIMDKHLKALAPKHMDTKFIKLDAENAPFFVTKLAVKTLPCVIIFRKGVAVDRLVGFQDLGAKDDFAMRTLEVVLIKKGIISEKKNEDDEDDVYDESRRRTVRSSVNHDSDSD
- the LOC107935421 gene encoding thioredoxin domain-containing protein PLP3B isoform X2, which produces MLMTSCIQDPELEKLHADRIAALKKEAEKREALKRQGHGDYREITEGDFLGEVTGSETVVCHFYHKEFYRCKIMDKHLKALAPKHMDTKFIKLDAENAPFFVTKLAVKTLPCVIIFRKGVAVDRLVGFQDLGAKDDFAMRTLEVVLIKKGIISEKKNEDDEDDVYDESRRRTVRSSVNHDSDSD